In a single window of the Pseudodesulfovibrio profundus genome:
- a CDS encoding acetyl-CoA carboxylase carboxyl transferase subunit alpha/beta, protein MDSERKIQALKDRLTYIKDIFGAKEDDNIRLLSAKLNELLEKEHKLPGRVLTDELARIEELFDFTERKLDLSLSPMDRVRIVRHPQRICLKDILENVYDNYTELGGKGEFNIDPSMLIARAYFTRRVGDKVINQMVMVIGQEKGHGEEYRNGGSVKPWGNAKALHYMKVAETENIPVHTFVFTPGAYPVEDWPGAAQQIARNLYEMAALRAPVVSVFSEGGSGGAEAVGMGDRRIMLSHGYYSVISPEGAAAIEGGLRGGDRATPELIEKCARQLGITAEDNLQNGYIDKVLYEPPLGARPNHYEFFRELRRELIQATNEAVSEVKSMKLYRAMVVRASKTDDAESIFMLWSLSKSALNRLVEKRQRKFLAMSRHARLDNTGLFKQAMAATKSAIDSTHAYFKYDLIGRQRKRFNSMVEELGAEAHLVRHKLLLPIKRTLDRQFPIGDGAEAKKDENVREKLTSLSCPEEGACLIGSEWSWSSPRSQEDRTISCPNVRTHHCPDLWVPDLFGDFAGVCPSCGHHFPMEYRWYLENVFDYSVSKEFNREIESINPLSYEQFELKLDKAKEKTGLKSACITFDTVIEEVETVVAVLCAPFRGGSVGAAEGEKFVRAAERAGRKRQPFIAYVHGTAGIRIQEGVNGVIQMPRCTIAVRRYIDAGGLYLVLYDTNSYAGPVASFLGCSPYQFAVHSSNIGFAGPGVITETTGMTIAPDYHRCYHALSRGHIHGIWDRREVKKNLHQSLLTMGGRNLYYR, encoded by the coding sequence ATGGATAGCGAAAGAAAAATTCAGGCTCTCAAGGACCGGCTGACGTACATAAAGGACATCTTTGGAGCCAAGGAAGATGACAATATCAGACTCCTGAGTGCCAAGCTCAACGAGTTGCTTGAAAAAGAACACAAGCTTCCTGGGCGAGTGCTGACTGACGAGCTGGCTCGTATTGAAGAGCTTTTCGATTTCACAGAGCGCAAGCTGGATCTTTCCCTTTCGCCCATGGATCGTGTGCGTATCGTTCGTCATCCCCAACGCATTTGTCTCAAGGACATTCTTGAAAACGTATATGACAATTACACGGAGCTTGGCGGTAAGGGCGAATTCAACATCGATCCTTCCATGCTCATTGCCCGGGCCTATTTTACCCGTAGGGTAGGCGACAAGGTCATCAACCAGATGGTGATGGTTATTGGGCAGGAGAAGGGACACGGCGAAGAGTACCGTAACGGCGGTTCTGTCAAGCCATGGGGAAATGCCAAGGCCCTGCACTACATGAAGGTTGCGGAAACCGAGAATATTCCGGTTCACACCTTTGTCTTTACTCCCGGGGCGTATCCCGTTGAAGATTGGCCTGGAGCGGCACAACAGATTGCTCGCAACCTCTATGAAATGGCTGCGCTACGTGCGCCGGTGGTTTCCGTTTTTTCCGAAGGTGGTTCCGGTGGAGCAGAGGCCGTTGGCATGGGAGATCGTCGAATCATGCTCTCCCATGGCTATTATTCCGTCATCTCACCCGAAGGGGCTGCCGCCATTGAAGGGGGGCTTCGAGGCGGGGACAGGGCGACTCCTGAACTGATCGAGAAATGCGCCCGCCAACTCGGCATTACTGCCGAAGATAATCTGCAAAACGGGTATATTGATAAGGTCTTGTATGAGCCGCCCCTTGGAGCTCGACCGAATCACTATGAATTTTTCAGAGAGCTTCGCCGTGAGCTGATTCAGGCGACAAATGAAGCCGTCAGTGAAGTCAAGTCCATGAAGCTGTACCGAGCCATGGTTGTTCGGGCCAGCAAGACGGATGATGCAGAGTCCATCTTCATGCTTTGGTCGCTTTCCAAGTCAGCCTTGAACAGGCTGGTTGAAAAACGCCAACGGAAGTTCCTCGCCATGAGTCGTCATGCTCGACTGGACAACACCGGACTTTTCAAGCAGGCCATGGCCGCGACCAAGTCTGCCATCGACTCCACCCACGCCTATTTCAAGTATGACCTGATCGGACGGCAGCGGAAGCGCTTCAATTCCATGGTCGAAGAACTGGGTGCCGAGGCCCATCTGGTCCGTCATAAACTATTGCTTCCCATTAAACGTACACTCGACAGACAATTCCCCATTGGGGACGGTGCAGAGGCCAAAAAAGATGAAAACGTTCGTGAAAAGCTGACCTCTCTGTCTTGCCCGGAAGAAGGGGCTTGCCTCATCGGGAGCGAATGGTCCTGGTCGAGCCCTCGGAGTCAGGAGGACCGGACTATATCTTGTCCTAACGTCAGGACCCACCACTGCCCGGATCTTTGGGTGCCAGACCTTTTCGGGGATTTCGCCGGAGTCTGTCCTTCCTGTGGACACCATTTCCCCATGGAGTACCGCTGGTATCTGGAAAATGTTTTCGACTATAGTGTTTCAAAGGAATTCAACCGGGAAATCGAGTCCATCAATCCGCTTTCTTACGAACAGTTTGAATTGAAATTGGATAAGGCCAAAGAGAAGACCGGATTGAAATCCGCCTGCATCACTTTTGATACGGTTATCGAAGAAGTGGAAACAGTGGTGGCCGTGCTGTGTGCTCCGTTCAGGGGCGGCAGTGTCGGCGCTGCTGAAGGTGAAAAATTTGTTCGGGCAGCGGAAAGAGCCGGGCGCAAACGCCAGCCTTTCATTGCCTATGTGCATGGAACAGCGGGAATCCGCATTCAGGAAGGCGTTAACGGTGTCATTCAGATGCCTCGCTGCACGATTGCCGTTCGGCGGTATATCGATGCCGGTGGCCTGTATCTTGTATTGTACGATACAAACTCCTATGCCGGACCGGTAGCCAGTTTCCTGGGGTGTTCGCCGTATCAGTTTGCCGTGCATTCATCGAATATTGGTTTCGCCGGACCGGGGGTCATCACGGAAACAACCGGAATGACTATCGCCCCGGATTACCATCGTTGCTACCATGCTCTTTCGAGGGGGCATATTCATGGAATTTGGGATAGGCGAGAGGTGAAAAAAAACCTCCATCAGTCCCTCTTGACCATGGGTGGGCGCAACCTATACTATCGCTGA
- a CDS encoding ATP-binding protein, whose amino-acid sequence MTIDRHKVLIANRGEIAMRVMRACQRIGVDFVCVYTAEDEECGHVRLARELAGDEAVYKIVSYLDANELFAVADAAGATAVHPGYGFFAEDFRFARRVIRRDRPMEFIGPSWWVIRDLGDKINTKRIARSLGVPTVPGSDRPVYSEVEAEEIAESLFKFQSSQGIIDGVVMVKASAGGGGMGIEEVYNFDEFRSVFRRIRNYAKRNFGDEGVLIEQRIFDFNHLEVQVVCDRTGTSQVHFGTRNCSIQSTGKQKRVEVAPGFVPGVLPYTFDAEKVLSDITEYSLSMARESGYDNVGTWEWIVTPRGEPFLMEVNTRIQVENGVSSIISRVKGEPVDIITEQLRLALGEPMGYTQDDVEFVGVGIEYRIVAENTVNRFTPCSGKIVNFKWQEHDWLQIFTQVPVDREYEIPMEYDPNLALAIVWGKDLDEVKERGLRFLEEVELSGVGGGTSEFFTNIEYLKEKTNNILEF is encoded by the coding sequence ATGACAATTGACCGACACAAGGTCCTTATTGCCAACCGCGGTGAAATTGCCATGCGCGTCATGCGGGCATGTCAACGGATCGGAGTGGACTTCGTTTGTGTTTATACTGCCGAAGACGAGGAATGTGGTCATGTTCGCCTTGCTCGTGAATTGGCCGGGGATGAAGCGGTTTACAAGATCGTGTCATACCTCGATGCTAATGAGCTCTTTGCCGTAGCCGATGCTGCTGGTGCCACCGCGGTCCATCCAGGTTACGGCTTTTTTGCGGAAGATTTTCGTTTTGCCAGAAGAGTTATTCGCAGAGACAGGCCAATGGAGTTCATCGGTCCGTCCTGGTGGGTCATTCGTGATCTCGGTGATAAAATCAATACCAAACGCATAGCCCGCAGTCTCGGAGTTCCCACAGTACCCGGGTCAGACCGACCTGTTTACAGTGAAGTCGAAGCCGAGGAAATTGCGGAAAGTCTTTTCAAGTTCCAGTCCTCTCAGGGGATTATCGATGGCGTGGTCATGGTCAAGGCGTCAGCCGGCGGTGGCGGCATGGGCATCGAAGAAGTATACAACTTCGATGAATTCCGCTCCGTTTTCCGGCGTATTCGCAACTATGCAAAGCGTAATTTCGGCGACGAAGGTGTCCTGATCGAACAGCGAATCTTCGACTTCAACCATCTCGAAGTCCAGGTGGTATGCGACCGTACCGGCACATCACAGGTACACTTCGGCACACGCAATTGTTCCATACAATCCACCGGCAAGCAGAAGCGGGTAGAGGTCGCCCCCGGATTTGTGCCAGGCGTGCTTCCCTATACCTTTGATGCTGAAAAGGTCCTCAGTGACATCACGGAATATTCGCTCTCAATGGCCCGTGAATCCGGGTACGACAATGTCGGCACCTGGGAATGGATCGTCACGCCACGAGGAGAGCCGTTCCTCATGGAAGTGAACACTCGAATTCAGGTCGAGAATGGGGTTTCATCCATCATTTCGAGAGTAAAGGGTGAGCCTGTCGATATTATTACCGAGCAGTTGCGTTTGGCACTGGGCGAGCCCATGGGCTACACTCAGGATGATGTCGAGTTCGTCGGTGTCGGGATCGAGTATCGCATAGTCGCGGAAAACACGGTCAACCGTTTCACGCCCTGCTCAGGAAAAATTGTGAACTTCAAGTGGCAGGAACACGACTGGCTGCAAATCTTTACCCAGGTTCCCGTTGACAGGGAATATGAAATTCCCATGGAGTACGATCCCAACCTTGCCCTGGCAATTGTCTGGGGAAAAGACCTGGATGAGGTCAAGGAGCGCGGCTTGCGCTTTCTGGAAGAGGTCGAACTCTCAGGCGTGGGCGGTGGAACCAGTGAATTCTTTACCAATATTGAATACTTGAAAGAAAAGACGAATAATATCCTGGAGTTCTGA
- a CDS encoding PilZ domain-containing protein, whose product MGFDIKLPAGKEEQLRKAFRTKVPGLTVRFEDQDRVLDVKDLSATGFAVLDPEKRFEEGAHIECDLLINNKLFLSGATAKVIRVLDNGIVGINFVELNLKQQAKLDKLVLEVQKRLIALRKKQREQE is encoded by the coding sequence ATGGGATTTGATATTAAACTACCAGCCGGGAAAGAAGAACAGCTCAGGAAGGCTTTTCGAACAAAAGTACCTGGATTGACTGTTCGATTTGAAGATCAGGATAGAGTTCTTGATGTCAAAGATCTGAGTGCAACCGGCTTCGCAGTCCTTGATCCTGAAAAGCGTTTTGAGGAGGGGGCGCACATAGAGTGCGACCTGTTAATCAACAACAAGCTGTTTTTGAGCGGCGCTACGGCCAAGGTCATACGCGTTTTGGACAATGGTATTGTGGGAATCAACTTCGTTGAGTTGAATCTCAAGCAGCAGGCCAAGTTGGATAAACTTGTTTTGGAGGTCCAGAAGCGGCTCATCGCCTTGCGTAAAAAGCAGCGCGAACAGGAATAA
- a CDS encoding OmpA/MotB family protein has product MANKHEEHSFFVSDEEEPDGQEWLTTFADLSMLLLVFFVLLYSMSTLDTEKFSETFTSVTKALQGQLQEISTSKITRDEAGVLLDQALMRRQIIESQRKVFAEVKTLQTKKGVEGLVSANFEDGVITLRVPGDVLFKSGQIELSPQGKVLVSQLKDFFIQHRDQTIKIVGYTDNVRPSSRSRFKDNWEVSALRAVSVLRHLLKMGIESTRLTATGLAYLDPLYPNTSAEYRAKNRRVEFVLEKRVMGK; this is encoded by the coding sequence ATGGCCAACAAACACGAAGAGCACAGTTTTTTCGTTTCTGATGAAGAGGAACCGGATGGGCAGGAGTGGTTGACCACGTTTGCCGATCTTTCCATGCTGCTTCTTGTTTTTTTTGTTCTGCTGTATTCCATGTCCACTTTGGATACCGAGAAGTTTTCCGAGACTTTTACCTCAGTGACCAAAGCGCTCCAAGGCCAGTTGCAGGAAATTTCCACAAGTAAAATTACCCGTGACGAAGCAGGAGTACTCCTTGATCAGGCGTTGATGCGCAGACAGATTATCGAGTCCCAGCGAAAAGTCTTTGCAGAAGTCAAAACGCTACAGACGAAAAAAGGCGTTGAGGGGCTGGTCTCTGCCAATTTTGAAGATGGCGTCATCACACTACGCGTTCCCGGGGATGTCCTGTTCAAGTCCGGCCAGATCGAGCTGTCTCCGCAGGGTAAAGTGCTTGTGTCACAGCTGAAGGATTTCTTTATACAACACCGTGACCAGACCATTAAGATTGTTGGTTATACTGATAATGTTCGGCCTTCTTCCCGGTCCCGCTTCAAGGACAACTGGGAAGTGTCTGCCTTGCGGGCCGTATCGGTATTGCGACATCTTCTTAAGATGGGTATTGAATCGACCCGTCTGACGGCCACGGGACTTGCTTATCTCGATCCGCTCTATCCCAACACGTCCGCAGAATACCGTGCCAAGAACCGCAGGGTGGAATTCGTGCTTGAAAAGCGCGTTATGGGTAAGTAA
- a CDS encoding motility protein A — protein MDIVTLLGLAVGFSLIIGAIIIGGAMDVFINIPGMMIVVGGTLASIMVAFPFEEVIQAFTAAFKILVQRKTKVRDVVNIMVKVAEISRREGLVALENVQTENMVLKKSCQLIADNADPEIIRTTLAIEINSMRRRHQVGQDVFKRLAALAPSFGMMGTLIGLVQMLSQLSDPKAIGPAMAVALLTTFYGSAMSTLFFIPIAAKLRARTLQEQLHLEIIFEGAKSILENNNPRLVYEKLSSFLAPKERENR, from the coding sequence ATGGATATTGTGACTCTATTAGGCCTTGCCGTAGGCTTTTCCCTGATCATAGGGGCCATCATTATCGGTGGCGCCATGGATGTATTTATCAACATCCCCGGTATGATGATTGTTGTCGGTGGTACGCTGGCATCCATCATGGTGGCGTTCCCCTTTGAAGAGGTCATACAAGCCTTTACAGCTGCATTCAAGATTTTAGTCCAGCGGAAGACAAAAGTCCGTGACGTTGTCAATATCATGGTGAAAGTTGCTGAAATCAGCCGCCGTGAAGGACTGGTTGCGCTGGAAAATGTACAGACCGAGAACATGGTTCTCAAAAAATCCTGCCAGCTCATTGCCGATAACGCTGATCCGGAAATCATCCGCACCACACTGGCGATCGAGATCAACTCCATGCGACGACGACACCAGGTCGGTCAGGATGTTTTCAAGCGTCTGGCTGCTTTGGCCCCGTCGTTTGGTATGATGGGTACTCTCATCGGTCTTGTGCAGATGCTGTCTCAGCTCAGCGATCCCAAAGCCATCGGACCGGCAATGGCGGTTGCATTGTTGACGACGTTTTATGGCAGCGCCATGTCCACACTCTTTTTTATTCCCATTGCCGCAAAGCTCAGGGCGAGAACGCTCCAGGAACAATTGCATTTGGAGATCATCTTCGAAGGCGCCAAGTCGATTCTGGAAAATAATAACCCGAGATTGGTGTACGAGAAGCTTTCATCGTTTCTGGCACCCAAGGAACGCGAGAATAGGTAG
- a CDS encoding purine-nucleoside phosphorylase, translating to MQYREKIQYSAAYIQEKLDKIQAGTVALITGTGLGGLTEAIQSPCSIPYATIPHFPVSTVKSHAGELIHGTIEGTPVLALNGRFHLYEGFTAQEATHSIRVLGELGIKTLILTNAAGALNPSFATGAPMLIEDHINLTGTTPLRGDNNDSWGERFPDMCMVYDEKLRKLAIEEALELGIRLERGVYMQVMGPNMETPAETRMYKTMGADAIGMSTCMEAIAAHHMGIRIMGISCLTNKNLPDCMKEAPLEQVIAQAQQSSAAMTKLIRSILKEIAQITD from the coding sequence ATGCAATACCGAGAGAAGATACAATACTCTGCCGCATATATACAAGAAAAGCTAGACAAAATTCAAGCCGGAACAGTTGCTTTGATTACCGGCACAGGGCTGGGAGGCCTGACCGAAGCCATTCAATCGCCCTGCTCCATCCCCTATGCAACCATCCCCCACTTTCCTGTCTCCACGGTAAAAAGCCACGCAGGAGAGCTAATCCACGGAACCATCGAAGGAACGCCGGTTTTGGCATTGAACGGCCGATTCCACTTGTATGAAGGATTTACTGCCCAGGAAGCGACCCACTCCATCCGTGTGCTCGGCGAGTTGGGCATCAAAACACTGATTCTGACCAACGCCGCCGGAGCTCTCAACCCATCCTTTGCAACCGGCGCGCCCATGCTCATCGAGGACCACATCAACCTCACAGGCACCACTCCTTTACGCGGAGACAACAATGATTCGTGGGGCGAACGGTTTCCTGACATGTGCATGGTGTACGATGAAAAGCTGCGAAAGCTTGCCATTGAAGAAGCCCTTGAACTAGGGATCCGACTGGAACGCGGCGTGTACATGCAGGTAATGGGACCGAACATGGAAACCCCGGCGGAAACGCGCATGTACAAGACCATGGGTGCCGACGCCATCGGCATGTCCACATGCATGGAAGCCATTGCCGCACATCACATGGGTATACGAATTATGGGCATATCCTGCCTGACCAACAAGAACCTTCCCGACTGCATGAAGGAAGCCCCTCTGGAACAGGTCATTGCCCAAGCCCAGCAGTCTTCGGCGGCAATGACAAAACTCATTCGAAGCATCCTAAAGGAAATCGCTCAAATAACCGATTAA
- a CDS encoding IS5 family transposase: protein MLLFLHPKEEGMAIRQKGPRLGDYFLGHRRTKTTFLDEINELIDWQPINAFLCKKIRRKANAVGNPAYPPLAMFKILLLQRWYNLSDPGVEQALLDRLSFVRFTGFSIEDDVPDETTICRFRNGLIRLKVLDSLLDMLNRQLEGQGLLVREGAVVDASVVESQRRPRKVIDVMPEDRSEDAEEQDGPVDCRVSYSDDEEAAWLRKRNRAYYGYKLHAATDSRDGFLLCGHITPANHSDTGEFERLVNGVGLDPGARVYADKGYCSGKNRDILFDRDLEDGTMDKTPRGGRLTDFEKTRNRDISSIRQIVERAFGTLKRGYAFFRSRYVGREKVEGEFHILAMAFNLKKAVRLARA, encoded by the coding sequence ATGCTATTATTTCTCCATCCAAAGGAGGAAGGCATGGCTATTCGGCAGAAAGGACCTCGGTTGGGTGATTACTTCCTGGGGCACCGCAGAACCAAGACCACATTTCTGGATGAGATCAACGAACTCATCGACTGGCAGCCCATCAACGCCTTTCTGTGCAAGAAGATCAGGCGCAAGGCCAACGCCGTGGGCAATCCCGCCTATCCGCCTCTGGCGATGTTCAAGATTCTGCTCTTGCAGCGTTGGTACAACCTGAGTGATCCGGGCGTGGAGCAGGCGCTGCTCGACCGGCTCTCCTTTGTCAGATTTACCGGTTTTTCCATCGAGGACGACGTGCCGGACGAGACCACCATATGCCGTTTCCGTAACGGTTTGATCCGCCTGAAGGTGCTGGACTCCTTGCTCGACATGCTTAACCGCCAGCTTGAAGGACAAGGGCTTCTTGTCCGTGAGGGAGCCGTGGTGGACGCCTCGGTAGTCGAGTCGCAGCGGCGGCCGCGCAAGGTTATCGACGTGATGCCTGAGGACCGTTCCGAGGACGCCGAAGAACAGGATGGGCCGGTGGACTGCCGGGTCAGCTATTCGGATGACGAGGAGGCGGCCTGGCTCCGCAAGAGAAATCGGGCCTATTACGGCTACAAGCTCCATGCCGCGACGGACAGTCGAGACGGGTTTCTGCTCTGTGGTCACATCACTCCCGCGAACCATTCGGACACGGGCGAATTCGAGCGGCTCGTGAATGGCGTCGGCCTTGATCCCGGCGCACGGGTTTATGCGGACAAGGGCTATTGCAGCGGGAAGAACCGGGACATTCTGTTTGATCGCGATTTGGAGGACGGAACCATGGACAAGACGCCTCGTGGCGGCAGGCTGACAGACTTCGAAAAGACCCGCAACCGTGACATCAGCAGCATTCGGCAAATAGTCGAGCGGGCCTTCGGCACACTCAAACGTGGCTACGCATTCTTTCGGTCCCGATACGTGGGTCGTGAGAAGGTGGAGGGAGAGTTCCACATCCTCGCCATGGCGTTCAATTTGAAAAAAGCTGTTCGACTGGCGCGAGCCTGA
- a CDS encoding 2-oxoacid:acceptor oxidoreductase family protein, translated as MKPQQDLYRFEIRFSGLGGQGIITLGKVMGQGLALGHGYNVTQTQSYGPEARGGSSKCDLVISSEPISYPKAESLDILVALSQEACNSYYPYLKPGGVLVLETDLVPQPPTNRYLGLPYTSLARDKVGIVQAMNTVVLGSLSYLLPFINQATMRKSLESALPEKIRAVNTKAFNLGHRLAKKEWGKDAGAVWDAE; from the coding sequence ATGAAACCGCAACAGGATTTATACCGTTTCGAAATTCGTTTCTCCGGCCTCGGCGGTCAGGGCATTATCACATTGGGCAAGGTGATGGGGCAGGGATTGGCCCTGGGGCATGGCTACAATGTGACCCAGACTCAGAGCTATGGTCCGGAAGCCCGTGGTGGATCTAGTAAATGTGATCTCGTCATCAGCTCGGAACCTATCAGCTACCCCAAGGCAGAGAGTCTTGATATTCTTGTGGCGTTGTCGCAGGAAGCCTGTAACTCGTACTACCCGTACCTGAAGCCGGGTGGCGTACTGGTACTGGAGACCGATCTCGTGCCGCAGCCTCCGACCAATCGCTATCTTGGTCTGCCATACACCAGCCTTGCCAGAGACAAGGTTGGCATTGTGCAGGCAATGAATACGGTTGTTCTTGGTTCGTTGTCGTATCTTCTTCCGTTCATTAATCAGGCGACCATGCGCAAGTCTTTGGAGAGCGCACTTCCGGAGAAGATTCGAGCCGTTAACACCAAGGCGTTCAACCTTGGGCATCGTCTTGCCAAAAAGGAATGGGGCAAGGATGCTGGCGCCGTATGGGATGCCGAGTAG
- a CDS encoding 2-oxoacid:ferredoxin oxidoreductase subunit beta produces the protein MNEFTGNEIIHQYLRHNKKFPHVLCAGCGHGIVLGTLIRSIHSLQIPKDDVVIVAGIGCSGRLAVYVDFNTVHTTHGRALTFATGIKMANPKLNVITIMGDGDALSIGGNHLIHAARRNIGVTALILNNNIYGMTGGQSSPATPAGATTMTNPYGQLDKSFDTVELAKGAGANYVARGTVFHVKKLENVLTKAIERPGFSVVEAITPCHTQYGRKNKYRTPVDMYKWMKKAAVPIDRYNELPEEKREGRLPIGVFVERDKTGFEEKYYALQKSFSEKGKKGAK, from the coding sequence ATGAATGAATTTACCGGAAATGAAATCATCCACCAATATCTGAGGCATAATAAGAAATTCCCGCATGTGCTGTGTGCCGGTTGCGGACATGGTATCGTGCTGGGAACATTGATCCGCTCCATTCACTCGTTGCAGATTCCCAAGGACGATGTGGTCATCGTTGCGGGCATCGGGTGCTCCGGCCGTCTGGCTGTCTATGTGGATTTCAACACGGTCCATACCACCCACGGCAGGGCGTTGACTTTTGCCACAGGAATCAAGATGGCCAATCCCAAGCTCAACGTCATCACCATCATGGGTGACGGCGATGCCTTGTCCATTGGCGGCAATCACCTGATACATGCGGCTAGACGAAATATCGGTGTGACGGCATTGATCCTGAACAATAACATCTACGGCATGACGGGCGGGCAGAGCTCCCCCGCGACACCGGCAGGTGCAACGACTATGACCAATCCGTATGGTCAGTTGGACAAGTCGTTCGATACTGTTGAGCTGGCAAAGGGAGCCGGAGCCAACTATGTCGCTCGCGGCACGGTTTTCCATGTCAAAAAGCTGGAAAACGTTCTGACGAAAGCCATTGAGCGCCCCGGATTCAGTGTTGTCGAAGCAATCACTCCCTGCCATACGCAGTATGGAAGAAAGAACAAGTATCGCACGCCTGTCGACATGTATAAGTGGATGAAAAAGGCCGCTGTACCTATCGATAGATACAATGAACTGCCCGAGGAAAAACGTGAAGGGCGACTTCCCATCGGCGTGTTTGTTGAACGGGACAAGACTGGATTCGAGGAGAAATACTACGCCTTGCAAAAGAGCTTTTCCGAGAAAGGCAAGAAGGGGGCCAAGTAA
- a CDS encoding 2-oxoacid:acceptor oxidoreductase subunit alpha: MARRKKRKEIFALGNEAVVEGALLAGCSFYGGYPITPSSEIMEIMANRLPKTEDGVFIQLEDEIASMGAVIGASLAGRKALTATSGPGFSLKQENLGYAIMAETPLVLVNVMRGGPSTGLPTCPAQGDVQQARWGTHGDHPIIVLSASNVQECLDMTITAFNMAEKYRTPVILLLDEVTAHTREKIEIPNEGEFDVFSRTVPSMPPEWYKPYEETVRGVPPMPPLGAGYRFHTTGLTHDRNGFPTQRPEEVVELMDRIHRKIDQFFYDIQLVDEILTDDAETVVIAYGSVARSAELAVKQARDNGIKAGLLKLKTLFPYPRRHTEKILAHAKTLVVPEMNMGQMSREVKRVNMGRASVRTINRVDGQIVTPSEILKVIMQG, encoded by the coding sequence ATGGCCAGACGCAAGAAACGCAAGGAAATTTTCGCGCTGGGCAACGAAGCCGTTGTCGAGGGAGCGTTGTTGGCTGGATGTTCGTTTTACGGGGGATACCCCATCACGCCGTCTTCAGAAATTATGGAGATAATGGCGAACAGACTGCCGAAGACCGAAGATGGAGTTTTTATCCAACTGGAAGATGAAATTGCCAGTATGGGGGCTGTAATCGGTGCATCCCTTGCCGGTCGCAAGGCGCTGACAGCTACAAGTGGTCCCGGTTTCTCGCTCAAGCAGGAGAACCTTGGATACGCGATCATGGCGGAAACGCCGTTGGTGTTGGTTAATGTCATGCGCGGTGGGCCTTCCACCGGTTTGCCGACGTGTCCGGCGCAGGGTGATGTTCAGCAGGCCCGCTGGGGGACTCACGGCGATCACCCCATCATTGTCTTGTCTGCTTCCAATGTGCAGGAATGTTTGGATATGACTATCACTGCCTTTAACATGGCAGAGAAATATCGGACTCCTGTCATTCTTCTGTTGGATGAAGTTACGGCACATACTCGGGAAAAGATCGAGATTCCCAATGAGGGCGAGTTTGATGTCTTTTCGCGGACCGTGCCGTCCATGCCGCCGGAGTGGTACAAGCCGTACGAGGAAACAGTCCGTGGCGTTCCGCCCATGCCTCCGCTTGGTGCTGGCTATCGTTTCCATACGACAGGCCTGACGCACGACAGGAACGGTTTTCCAACGCAGCGACCTGAAGAAGTTGTCGAACTGATGGATCGCATCCATCGCAAGATCGACCAGTTCTTCTACGATATTCAACTGGTAGATGAAATCCTTACTGATGATGCCGAGACTGTTGTCATTGCCTATGGAAGTGTGGCCCGCTCGGCAGAGTTGGCCGTGAAACAGGCGCGGGATAATGGGATTAAGGCAGGGCTGTTAAAGCTCAAGACGCTGTTCCCCTATCCGAGGCGACATACCGAGAAGATTTTGGCCCATGCCAAAACCCTTGTCGTGCCCGAAATGAACATGGGGCAGATGTCTCGCGAAGTAAAACGGGTCAACATGGGGCGCGCCTCGGTTCGCACGATCAATCGAGTAGACGGTCAGATAGTGACTCCTTCTGAAATCCTTAAGGTCATCATGCAGGGGTAG
- a CDS encoding 4Fe-4S dicluster domain-containing protein, protein MAKREKGKSSVTIYPDWCKGCGICVEFCPADVLELGSQGKATVVRENDCIRCGFCEVHCPDFAIIVKEKESENKESSSNPKQQTPKKKGA, encoded by the coding sequence ATGGCCAAGAGAGAGAAGGGAAAAAGTAGCGTTACGATTTACCCGGATTGGTGCAAAGGGTGCGGGATATGCGTCGAGTTCTGTCCTGCTGACGTGTTGGAACTGGGAAGCCAGGGAAAAGCGACGGTAGTACGTGAGAACGACTGTATACGATGCGGATTTTGTGAGGTGCACTGTCCGGATTTCGCAATCATCGTGAAGGAAAAGGAATCGGAGAACAAAGAGTCTTCTTCCAATCCGAAGCAGCAGACTCCAAAGAAGAAGGGAGCGTGA